One window from the genome of Nicotiana sylvestris chromosome 9, ASM39365v2, whole genome shotgun sequence encodes:
- the LOC138878457 gene encoding uncharacterized protein, producing the protein MAVDINIQELLVIGDSDLLVHQVQGEWATNNSKIFPYLHHVQELRKMFTKIEFRHVSKIQNEFADAFTTLSSVIQHLDKNDIDPILVSIHNQPVYCAHVEEEADGKPWFHDIKEYLSKEEYPEHANHIQKCTFQRLSNLFFHSGGNLYRRTPDLGLLRCVDAKKASKLLEDVHAGTYGPHMNGFILAKKTLRTGYFWMTMETDCIQYVRKFFQCQVHADMIKVPLNELNTTSSLWPFTACGMDVIGPIEPTTSNGHRFILVAIDYFTK; encoded by the coding sequence ATGGCAGTTGACATAaacattcaggagctgctggtaatcggtgattcagatttgcttgtgcaccaagtacaaggagaatgggccaccaacAATTCaaagatatttccatatctgcaccatgtgcaggaattgagaaagatgtttacaaagatagaattccgacatgtgtcCAAAATTCAGaacgagtttgccgatgcattcaCCACTTTGTCATCcgtgatacaacatctagataagaacgacattgatcccattctggtgaGTATCCATAATCAGCCAGTATATTGTGcccatgtcgaggaagaagcagatggaaagccttggtttcatgacataAAGGAATACTTATCGAAGgaagaatacccggagcatgcaaatcacatccAGAAATGCACATTTCAGAGATTGTCAAATCTCTTCTTCCATAGCGGAGGAAAcctgtacagaagaactcctgatttgggtttactaagatgtgtcgacgcaaagaaagcttctaagctacttgaggatgtgcatgctgggacctatggtccacacatgaatggtttcatcttgGCTAAGAAGACACTCAGgacaggttacttttggatgaccatggagacggattgcattcagtatgtccgaAAATTCTTTcagtgtcaagtgcatgccgacatgataaaagtgccgctaAATGAGCTCAATACAACAAGCTCACTTTGGCCATTCACCGCCTgtggaatggatgttattggtccgattgagcccactacttcaaacggacacaggtttattctagtagccattgattacttcacgaaATAG